The region tcaaaacaacacacatcaGCACAAAGGTGCTGATATGTGCGGTTTCCAAGAATATAGTGACCTATTTACAGTCACTTATCAATAGAGGACTGTGGTGATATATCATCATTTGACTTCAATGTCAAAGTTTTAGCTTGGCATAACACAGAGGCCAAAACAACCTTTAATCTTTAATCTGCCTGCTTTATTTCAAGGGCAAGAGATGTTGTAGTGGCACTGGAGCTGGTGAGTAACAGAGTGCAGGTACTCTGATTACAAATATgtcataaaatatgtaatgcaaTTGTAAATATGTgacttaaaaaatattttaatgtctTTTAATGCTTCTGAGATTCTAAAAACAAGCGAAATAGTGTAGCCTACTTCTTAAAGGGAAACTCCattgattttacacatcaaagtgtGTTTACAGGTTTTAGGgattatgtaaaaaagaaaaacagcttgaaaatattttgataaaTCTGTTGATATGGAGTTAAAAAGTGAGTTTACCTGACCTCCGTAGCCCGCTGCCTCATTTCTGCTTGAGACTACATTAGCCACTACTTGCATGACACACCTGAATCTCAGAACTATTGGtggttgagttgcattatgggtaatGTAGGCCCCAGATTTTGACAAAGAAGAGAGATGTTTGGAACAAAAAAGAAGATATCTTTGGTTCTGTTGCATCcattttgatctttttttgtttaaactgtCCAACGTGAGTCAATGTTATAAggctaacagtgaaaagaaagctatttttatttagtttatattaATGCCTCCgcgcaatgtggttgtacgcCAGTAGCCTTGTTTTTATTCcatttagtccgtgtttgtgttgccctattttttttccccttatccccctgtacttgtgtaaagcgtccttaGGTTTCATGAAACTTTCTATATaaatcaaagttattgttattgttgttattattattattatttattattattattattattaagttagTTGCTACAACCAAAAACGTGACAGTGACaacggtttagctcacgagacatccaaagtaggctaagttaccgtatgcaacacttgaaatgcaacgatgcatatCTAAgatattctcttattgtaaattaataatTTTCTGTCTGAGTAAAACATTCATTGACTACTGTCAACTATATGACCTCACAgcaacgctaactcagtaatctacagtgggcaatacagcaccgtaaagaaaagacctttacgacagcaggtgcgGTAAAAACACTACTAACACTACTAACACGCTACTAACACTACTAAcacgctagaatcaacacaaactgtcaATCATAGCCTATACATTATAACAATAACACTGAGCAGTTGTTGTAAAAACATCTCTTCCTTTATCGCTAGTTTCAGATTAGATCCATCGTTTAAGGTGAACTGAATAAGTGTAGAACAAGTACAAGTCTATTCATGGACTACATTAAAACTGTTATCGCATAGATTACATGACTTATTGTAATAAgtcatgtatttatatttatacttatttatGTTTCACATTTATGTTAAGGCTATTATTTTATCTGAAGGACAAAAATAGTGTGCATCAAGAACACCAACTCTGTCCTTAGACTTAAAATGATAAAACTCAGCTGCACTGTTGTAAAGATATACATTTGGACAGTGCATGTGTAAAGTCTAGAATGACAGTGCATAGTGAAGTCTTTATCTTAATTGTCTTATCAGATAAGACAAATTGTGGATAATATAAATAATCTATAACAACCTTTAGATCAGAAGTGTGACGTCTGAACAGGTAAATGTGTACTCTGAAAACTTTCAAACATTATGCTGATTGCTTACACAATTTATGTTTATAGAATAGGACAAATATTTTTGCTTTTTGAAGAATTCCTTTCAAGACAAGTGAAATAtagcaaataaataataaaaaaagatgtgaaGTGCCCATTATatgcttttcatgtttttgtctgtgaacCAAATGAGTGCTCAGCAACCATTAATGTGATGTGTGCACTGTCTCTGCAAGGAAAATGGGTCTTTCACCTCTATCTTTATTGCTTGTCATAACATATAGTGTAACAAATTCCTGCCAGTCTTCTCTGGACCTTTGGATCTCTCTCTGCGTAATAAAAGGAGCCATATGAGGAGAGCattgtttaaaataaacctgccactgctgctgtgaACACTCTACACTGCCATAGTGAGTTCAGAAACAGCGATTCAAATTGTCTCCACAATGTGGTTCTTAATTTTCTTAGTCTGTTTGGTTATATGGGGTGGGGGCACATACCGGTACCTCTATGGGACACCGAGCCCTTTCTCCCTGGAGTCAGTGAGACCTCCTGGACCTCGAGAGTTTGATCAGAAGAAGCGGGACAAAGTTATCAAGCAAGGTAAAATTATTGCTGTGGAAAATGCTTGTTTTCAACATCACAATTAATTGGCCAATGAGCTCTGTGGCCACACAATAACAAGATACCATACATTCAGTATTGAATATTGTATTAATATGTTAAGCTATGACAACAGTCAACTCCCAGGGAGAAAGCACacttaaaaatgttaaatctagTCTAAAAAatcagtatgtttttttttttaattagtaaaATATTAACCCTTTCTTTATTCCATTGTGGATATAGTTATTATCTACTTACATGTCAATATGAATTATGCAAAGCCAGAAAAGCACCACTTCTgacaaatatacaaaaatgtaaacaaaaaatgagAATAAGTTAGATAAAAAAGCACATCTTTGAACAGTAATAAAAAATGGACAGAAATGTTACAGATATATTTAACAGTCTTTCCAAAAAGGAAGCTCTAAAAACAAGCTCTGAAACAAGTGTATGGTTGTTTCATGATCAAGTCCACAGAAATAGCAATTAATATCATGTCATCAATGTCATTTCTTTAGACTTTGCAAATAATGTTCAGGAAGGTCTCATGTGTTATATTAATGGAAAATAGAGATGACAGTATTGGCTGTAgccttatatatatttttggcgaACTCATGTGGGTACAATATTGAAGCGTGTTAGTCAGTCTGAAGATGAAATACACCATATTATACTAACAAGCTTCCACATTTTGCAATAGTTAAAAGACTTCAAATTGCACTCAACGCAGTCTTCTACGACATTAAAACTGTTCTCGGACACCAATTCAAATGAGTCTTGGTTGTGCTGTAAAAACCTAAGCCAAAGTTaacctaaaatagttcaaaggATACAAAAGTAGGCTATAAAATAGATTTGAAAAAGGATACTAtatatacaataagttcactATAGATCTTCTATAGTTCTATCTAAATTAGCAGAGGTACAGTAACGTTTTTTTCACCTGTAGGCTTTATCTTAATTACATAATGGACCAGGAGATTGTGTTCAGTCTATTCTACTACCAGCAACCATGTATTTATGACAGGAGAGGTGTCAGTGCGCCCTTCAGAATGTATTATAAACCCAATAATGCCACATGTTTTAGCACTTGTTCATGACAATGCCTCTTTATTTAACCTGTCGGAAATAGAAAGATAAAAGTtaccttaaaaaaaagttctgcATGTATCTGTCCAGGTTTCCGCCTTGACAAAGTGCCCCAGAACCTGGACGTCATTGTCATCGGGAGTGGTCTTGGTGGGCTGGCAGCTGGAGCCACACTGGCCAAAGCAGGGAAGAAAGTCCTGGTGCTGGAACAACATTACCAAGCAGGAGGCTGCTGCCACACCTACATAGAGAAAGGCTTTGAGTTTGATGTTGGTAAGAGGACATGCCAGGGATTATATAATTTTCAGTGCACTACATTACCTGTTGTCAGGGGGCTCAGAATATCTAGCAGCACACATAGCTATTTTTCTTATGAATGTTCTTCAAAataggtaaaatgaatgatttacTAGCTGTTCTAGTTGATAACAGAACATTCAATAGATTGTATAGttagatgattaaaaaaaaagctttttaggAAGCACCATAGactaaagaaagaagaagaaaaaaaactaactttgaTTTAGACACTTTAGAGGCTGGAACCTGAGAATGGTTGgcatttattgattattaattatcgataatttaaacaaaagttgctgtttgtttgttttacctCTTGTTAAGACACTTCTAGGAAACAGTTAAGGCAGTAGATATTAAGACAACTACTTCTTGTAAAACCATCAGCTTTTAACTATTTTGAGGACTTTGGGGATAGAGGGATGTTTTGGAGCGAGCAACTGCCAGCCATAAAGGAACTGCAGATGAAGGCACTTCCACTTTGGCTTTGACCCCCAGCCATGGTGGTTGTAGCTCCAAATCTAACCGCTTGCACAATTATGTTTGCACAATTATATTTTAGCAGtctttataaaacatttttgtttgtgtatatcTATGCAAGAGGCTCTAAAATATGAAGGGTGAACTCCAAAGGAACAACAATGCACATGGGTGTTTAGAACGGATGTTGTGAATGTTACCATGTTCCTGTTTCCCGCTCTTTCTTCTCCAGGGCTTCACTACATTGGTCAGGTTGGCGAGAACAGTCTGCTGCGCGTCGCCTTCGACCAGATCTCCGAGGGCCAGTTGGAGTTCCATCAACTAAATCAACACTTTGACACCATCCATATTGGCCTGGGCGATGAGAAACGAGAGTACACCATTTTATCCGGtaaaactgaaatgaaagcCCATCTGATGAAGCAATTCCCTGATGACACAGAGGCCATCGAGACATTCTTCAAAATCATGAAGGTACTGTGTTAGCTAGTGGACACATATTTCAGTGTCATCTCTCTGAAACATAGCAACAAAACTATGGATCCTGTgaccgggttggttcagtgggtagagcaagcgcacatatactgagaggtttatgcctcgacgcagaggtctagggttcgagtctgacctgtgatgattttcctgcatgtcttcccccccctctctctctcctttctcacctagctgtcctgtcaaataaaggcagaaaagcccttTCTTAAAAACAAACTATGGAGCCTAAACATCTACTGCATTCCAACAGGTCTCAGCTAAGCATGCTTGCTACCTGGCAATTCTAAAGCTGATCCCGCAATGGGTCTCTTTATTCCTGCTGAAGTCAGGCATCGGAAACCTCGTCACATCGGTCTTCCGCCTCTCTGGCACATGTGCAACAGACTTTGTGAACACCCTGACCAGCAACAAGGACCTCCACGTCATCTTTGCTTATCTTTTCTATGGTGGGTTCTCAAAAATGTTACTAGAGTAGAAAACCAACCTTAAGTCCAGAAAATAAAAGATTGTTCTCACTTTGCACTGGAATAACTGTCTTCTAgatttaatttgagggtatttacatccacaTCCAATGAACAGTTTAAGAATGGCAGCCCTTTTTATACAAAGTCTACCAACGATGTGCAGCATCTGAAACTAGACTTCCATTTCAAGTCAATGCAAGATGAGTCTCGAAAACAAATTGATGAGTCTCCTAAAAGTTTTATGTCTTATCTGCACTTAATGTTACTTTAAATGAGTTTTCGGTGACATTAATTTAGTATTATTTGTGATTATAAGCCCTGATAAATTATACAACATATAACTGGATGAGCACACTTGTAACTGGATGGTTGCAGGTTCCAATTCCTGAACAAGATGAGAATGTGATTTTGAAACAAAGTAATAATGAATCCTTTAACTCTGTGTATATCTAGGTGTGCCTCCAAAGGACTCCAGTATTATGATCAATGCCCTCCTGATTCATCACTACAAACGAGGTGCCTTCTACCCTAAAGGTGGTGCCAGTGAGATCGCCTTCCACATCATCCGCACCATTCAGAAATATGGAGGAAACTGCCTGGTCAGAGCTCCCGTCTCCAGGATTCTGGTTAATGAGAAGGGAGAAGCTT is a window of Sander vitreus isolate 19-12246 chromosome 21, sanVit1, whole genome shotgun sequence DNA encoding:
- the LOC144536684 gene encoding inactive all-trans-retinol 13,14-reductase, with translation MVCLVIWGGGTYRYLYGTPSPFSLESVRPPGPREFDQKKRDKVIKQGFRLDKVPQNLDVIVIGSGLGGLAAGATLAKAGKKVLVLEQHYQAGGCCHTYIEKGFEFDVGLHYIGQVGENSLLRVAFDQISEGQLEFHQLNQHFDTIHIGLGDEKREYTILSGKTEMKAHLMKQFPDDTEAIETFFKIMKVSAKHACYLAILKLIPQWVSLFLLKSGIGNLVTSVFRLSGTCATDFVNTLTSNKDLHVIFAYLFYGVPPKDSSIMINALLIHHYKRGAFYPKGGASEIAFHIIRTIQKYGGNCLVRAPVSRILVNEKGEAYGVKVRKGQEEVEVLAPVVVSNCGIFTTFQKLLPPEIRVKTDIQERLNIMKHGRGSFLVFSGFDGTEEELGLKSTNIWLFKDNDMDKSMDDFFALSKEEAPDNIPMMMITIPSSKDPEAKIRHPGKSCMTILMMVKYEWFEEWKDTTARKRGDEYYNYKMRFANNLFDWACTHFPKIKDKLVFQEVATPLTNTHYLGAQRGAMYSSEHNLERFQAETIARNRCSTPVKNLYISGQDVFSCGIAGALHGGLLCASAVLDHIVYRDLVVLKKTLKKRKARELAQLAKKKLQ